The following proteins come from a genomic window of Gimesia chilikensis:
- a CDS encoding AAA family ATPase, with protein sequence MEVSQIEDYYQRSLTEVGKVLMGQEDLVEGVLIALFCEGNVLIEGVPGLGKTLLVNTLSHVLSSRFRRIQFTPDLMPSDITGHTVYDMHEKVFTFNEGPLFTNLLLADEVNRAPAKTQSALLEAMQERQVSVDGKTYPLERPFLTIATQNPLEQEGTYPLPEAQLDRFMFKLLVDYPTQDQENAILDLYAAGKDNRDLGTFGIEPVLNTETILEIQRRATEIIVEPSIINYITSIVSRTRGWHTIEVGASPRASVNLLIGSRVMAACQGRDFVVPDDVKELALPVLRHRIRLHPEAEIEGVNVDDVIREILESVEAPRQ encoded by the coding sequence ATGGAAGTTTCTCAGATTGAAGATTACTATCAGCGCTCACTGACAGAGGTGGGAAAAGTTCTCATGGGTCAGGAAGATCTGGTAGAAGGGGTGCTAATCGCCCTGTTCTGCGAGGGAAATGTGCTGATCGAAGGGGTTCCCGGCCTGGGTAAGACCTTGCTGGTCAATACCCTCAGCCACGTCCTCTCCAGCAGGTTCCGGCGAATTCAGTTCACCCCCGACCTGATGCCCTCCGACATCACCGGGCATACCGTGTATGACATGCACGAAAAGGTTTTCACGTTCAATGAAGGCCCCCTGTTCACCAACCTGCTGCTCGCGGATGAAGTCAACCGCGCCCCGGCGAAAACACAGTCGGCACTGCTGGAAGCGATGCAGGAACGCCAGGTTTCGGTGGATGGTAAAACCTATCCGCTGGAGCGTCCGTTCCTGACGATTGCCACCCAGAACCCGCTGGAGCAGGAAGGAACCTATCCGCTGCCCGAGGCGCAGCTGGACCGGTTCATGTTCAAACTGCTGGTCGACTATCCGACACAGGACCAGGAAAACGCGATCCTCGATCTGTACGCGGCCGGTAAAGACAATCGCGATCTGGGCACCTTCGGTATCGAGCCGGTTCTGAATACGGAAACCATTCTGGAGATTCAGAGACGGGCCACTGAAATCATCGTGGAGCCCTCGATCATCAATTACATCACTTCGATTGTCTCCCGCACCCGAGGCTGGCACACCATTGAAGTTGGTGCGAGTCCACGTGCCAGTGTGAACCTGTTGATCGGTTCGCGGGTGATGGCCGCCTGCCAGGGCCGCGACTTTGTTGTTCCCGATGATGTGAAGGAACTGGCCCTGCCCGTGCTGCGGCATCGTATCCGTCTGCATCCGGAAGCCGAGATTGAAGGCGTGAATGTCGACGACGTGATTCGAGAAATCCTGGAAAGTGTTGAGGCGCCCCGCCAATGA